One region of Aquipuribacter sp. SD81 genomic DNA includes:
- a CDS encoding DNA topoisomerase IB gives MPRLRRSTPSGAGLTRRRAGRGWVYLDSDGARITDPDVIGRCAGLVIPPAWKDVWICPWPNGHLQAVGTDAAGRRQYLYHPQWRAARDEEKHQRVLDIATRLPQARRTVVDHLGRGDMSREHVLAAAFRLLDLGLFRVGGESYAADNGSFGLATLRRQHVKVTDEGITFDYTAKHGQRRRLVLQDESCAEVVRTLKRRRDRSEELLAWRTVEGGRTRWRDVTSGDVNDYVQEVVGPDTTAKDFRTWHATVLAARALADAGPAEDLSRTRRARTVTAVMREVSEHLGNTPSVARASYVDPRVVDLWEDGISIAPVVTALGAEGSADVAPGERTEDAQDALERAVLELLTLPPLKAQVRLQRTARQVAKGPAARRRDRSRGAA, from the coding sequence GTGCCACGACTGCGACGCTCCACCCCGTCCGGCGCGGGTCTCACCCGGCGCCGGGCCGGTCGGGGCTGGGTGTACCTCGACAGCGACGGGGCCCGCATCACCGACCCGGACGTCATCGGGCGCTGCGCCGGGCTCGTCATCCCGCCGGCGTGGAAGGACGTGTGGATCTGCCCGTGGCCCAACGGCCACCTGCAGGCCGTCGGCACCGACGCGGCGGGTCGCCGTCAGTACCTGTACCACCCGCAGTGGCGGGCGGCCCGCGACGAGGAGAAGCACCAGCGGGTGCTCGACATCGCCACACGGCTGCCCCAGGCGCGACGCACCGTCGTGGACCACCTGGGGCGTGGCGACATGTCGCGCGAGCACGTGCTCGCGGCCGCGTTCCGGCTGCTGGACCTCGGGCTCTTCCGGGTCGGCGGCGAGAGCTACGCCGCGGACAACGGCTCGTTCGGGCTCGCGACGCTGCGGCGGCAGCACGTGAAGGTGACCGACGAAGGCATCACGTTCGACTACACGGCCAAGCACGGCCAGCGCCGCCGTCTGGTGCTGCAGGACGAGTCGTGCGCCGAGGTGGTCCGCACCCTCAAGCGCCGGCGCGACCGCAGCGAGGAGCTGCTGGCGTGGCGGACCGTCGAGGGCGGCCGCACGCGCTGGCGCGACGTGACGAGCGGCGACGTCAACGACTACGTGCAGGAGGTCGTCGGGCCGGACACCACGGCGAAGGACTTCCGCACGTGGCACGCGACCGTGCTCGCGGCCCGCGCGCTCGCCGACGCGGGCCCCGCCGAGGACCTGTCGCGGACCCGGCGGGCGCGGACGGTCACCGCGGTCATGCGGGAGGTCTCGGAGCACCTCGGCAACACCCCGAGCGTCGCGCGCGCGTCGTACGTGGACCCGCGGGTCGTCGACCTGTGGGAGGACGGCATCAGCATCGCCCCGGTCGTCACGGCGCTGGGGGCCGAGGGCAGCGCCGACGTCGCGCCGGGGGAGCGGACCGAGGACGCGCAGGACGCGCTCGAGCGCGCGGTGCTGGAGCTGCTCACCCTGCCGCCGCTCAAGGCGCAGGTGCGGCTGCAGCGCACGGCGCGCCAGGTGGCGAAGGGACCGGCGGCCCGGCGCCGCGACCGCTCGCGCGGCGCGGCCTGA
- a CDS encoding response regulator transcription factor, whose translation MSADRGPGGAAVLRVLVADDHALVRSGISGLLEAADLEVVAEAADGEEAVRLALELRPDVVVMDVRMPHVDGIEATRRLREHPDAPAVLVLTTFDLDEYVYRALQAGAGGFLLKDAPPSRLVEAVRTVAAGEALLAPAVTRRLIERYLRAPAAGTGTDPGAHLSAREREVWLLVAQGLSNAEVAARLFVTEATVKAHVTRLLAKLGARDRVQAVVAAYESGAVRPGG comes from the coding sequence GTGAGCGCCGACCGCGGCCCCGGGGGCGCAGCCGTCCTCCGGGTCCTCGTCGCCGACGACCACGCCCTCGTGCGCTCCGGCATCAGCGGCCTGCTCGAGGCCGCGGACCTCGAGGTCGTGGCGGAGGCGGCGGACGGCGAGGAGGCGGTCCGGCTCGCGCTCGAGCTGCGCCCGGACGTCGTCGTCATGGACGTCCGCATGCCGCACGTCGACGGGATCGAGGCGACGCGACGGCTCCGCGAGCACCCTGACGCGCCCGCGGTGCTCGTCCTCACGACCTTCGACCTCGACGAGTACGTGTACCGGGCGCTGCAGGCGGGCGCGGGTGGCTTCCTGCTGAAGGACGCCCCGCCGTCGCGCCTGGTCGAGGCCGTCCGGACGGTCGCCGCGGGCGAGGCGCTGCTCGCCCCCGCCGTCACGCGCCGCCTCATCGAGCGCTACCTGCGCGCACCCGCGGCCGGCACCGGCACCGACCCCGGCGCCCACCTGAGCGCGCGCGAGCGCGAGGTGTGGCTCCTGGTGGCGCAGGGCCTGTCGAACGCGGAGGTGGCGGCCCGGCTGTTCGTCACCGAGGCGACCGTCAAGGCGCACGTCACGCGGCTGCTCGCCAAGCTCGGCGCGCGCGACCGGGTGCAGGCCGTCGTGGCGGCCTACGAGTCGGGGGCGGTCCGGCCCGGCGGGTGA
- a CDS encoding sensor histidine kinase: MSSSPAAVASAPAVVGAGEHPAVAVSRVPRWTTRLDLAVAGALALWAVCEALVIPELRSPGGLAFAVGSTAPLVVRRRFPVLVMVTVCAVLLVQSATGGAGASFAPFPGLLVASFTVAVHVAPLVPSLVVGALPVAAMLLASRIGFFGEPGIEVRGGLILVFFVGAAWAGGRVVRQRALAVRLAEERRVRAEADARESRAGAALAVEAERARIARELHDVVAHAVSVVVLQTGAAEQFLDRDVERARRHLGLARRTAAEAMTEMRHLLDVLREGEAVYVPQPGLDRVPDLVADARAAGLPVSLTTTVEGSLPDGLSLAVHRIVQESLTNVLRHAPGAPTTVRVATAGDGVDVEVVNGPPPRPGGSGLSRGGHGLPGMAERVRVYGGTLAAGPDGEGGWRVHAHVPVGHA, from the coding sequence GTGAGCAGCAGCCCCGCCGCCGTCGCGAGCGCCCCTGCGGTCGTCGGCGCCGGCGAGCACCCGGCCGTCGCGGTGTCCCGGGTACCGCGCTGGACCACGCGGCTGGACCTCGCCGTGGCGGGGGCGCTGGCCCTGTGGGCGGTGTGCGAGGCGCTGGTCATCCCCGAGCTGCGCTCCCCCGGCGGCCTCGCCTTCGCGGTCGGCTCGACCGCGCCGCTGGTGGTGCGCCGGCGGTTCCCCGTCCTCGTCATGGTGACGGTCTGCGCCGTGCTCCTCGTCCAGTCCGCCACCGGCGGCGCGGGTGCGTCGTTCGCCCCCTTCCCGGGTCTGCTCGTCGCCTCCTTCACCGTCGCGGTGCACGTGGCCCCGCTCGTGCCGTCGCTCGTGGTGGGCGCCCTCCCGGTCGCGGCGATGCTGCTGGCCAGCCGGATCGGGTTCTTCGGCGAGCCGGGCATCGAGGTGCGCGGCGGCCTCATCCTCGTCTTCTTCGTGGGCGCGGCGTGGGCCGGTGGGCGGGTCGTGCGGCAGCGCGCGCTCGCGGTCCGGCTCGCCGAGGAGCGGCGGGTGCGCGCCGAGGCCGACGCGCGCGAGAGCCGCGCCGGCGCCGCGCTCGCCGTCGAGGCGGAGCGCGCCCGCATCGCCCGGGAGCTGCACGACGTCGTCGCGCACGCGGTCTCCGTGGTGGTGCTCCAGACCGGCGCCGCGGAGCAGTTCCTCGACCGCGACGTCGAGCGCGCCCGCCGCCACCTCGGTCTCGCGCGGCGCACGGCCGCCGAGGCGATGACGGAGATGCGCCACCTGCTCGACGTCCTGCGGGAGGGCGAGGCGGTGTACGTCCCGCAGCCCGGGCTCGACCGCGTGCCGGACCTCGTCGCCGACGCCCGCGCCGCCGGGCTGCCGGTGTCCCTCACGACGACCGTGGAGGGGTCCCTGCCCGACGGGCTGTCGCTCGCCGTCCACCGGATCGTGCAGGAGTCGCTCACCAACGTGCTGCGCCACGCGCCCGGTGCGCCGACGACCGTGCGGGTCGCCACCGCCGGCGACGGGGTCGACGTCGAGGTCGTCAACGGCCCCCCGCCCCGGCCCGGTGGCAGCGGGCTGTCCCGCGGCGGGCACGGCCTGCCGGGCATGGCCGAGCGCGTGCGCGTGTACGGCGGGACGCTCGCGGCCGGACCGGACGGCGAGGGCGGCTGGCGGGTCCACGCGCACGTGCCGGTCGGGCACGCGTGA
- the recC gene encoding exodeoxyribonuclease V subunit gamma encodes MLVVHRAERATVLADGLADVLAAPLADPFATELVAVPARGVERWLAQRLSHRLGTAAATDAGGDGTSGREDGVCANVAFPSPRRVLDDLAAGAAPEAARALAAWDPERLALPLLTVLDAALQEDWCAVPRRHLHVGGERSGAPTGRRLSLATHVARLFDTYARSRPEVLRRWAEGEAVLPREDAWEPVEAHEQWQPRLWRLVLAELGGPGPVRLREEVCASVRDRPGDVAAPARLHLYGVSRLPRTDLDLLAALAEHRDVHVWLHHASPALWEAVAARPPVVRRADDRTPVRNPLLRSLSRDVRELQQLLRAHVPDAVDVHHAPGAGERDEPAGGPGTLLQRLRADLVADRVPAAPVPLAPGDRSVQVHACHGRTRQVEVLREVVVGLLADDPTLEPRDVLVMCPDVESFAPLLAATFATRGETDATAPVDVHPASRLRVRVADRALHQSNPLLAVLDRLLDLAPGRLGASEVLDLAGHPAVARRFGLDDDAVERLRDWVGAAGIRWGLHREHRAAWQLHHVGDGTWRRGLDRLLLGAAVEQGRGAAAGPVAGLVPVDDVDSADLDLLGRVAELLDRLDAVHAELGATHPPATWADVLERATLRLAAPERDAAWQERQVREVLEEALLPDPEAAVQGGSSQGGSTQEGPTLALAELRPVLREALAGRPTRTGFRTGALTVCTLVPMRSVPHRVVVLLGLDDGAFPRRTVRDGDDLLTREPWVGDRDPRSEDRQLLLDAVGAAGEHLVVLFTGHDERTGGPVPPAVPLGELLDAVDRTVVGPGGSPGREAVTTHHPLQPFDARAFTPGALGTDGTGRSFGFDPRAFRGALAATGDRRAPAPLLGAPLPVPPPGDVGLEDLVRLLVHPARQYLRQRLQLSLAERDDDPDDELPVELDGLGRWGVGDRLLRDRLAGLDIATVAALERGRGTLPPGPLGTRVLQDVGAQVEALAAAAGFWYAHEPGSHDVAVDLGDGTRLTGTVTGTRGDCLVSVAFSSLAARHRLTAWVRLLALSAGADERPWQAVTLGRGTGRDKARCARSVLGPVEPGRARVLLGDLVDLHRAGLAAPLPLPCATAGAYAGRRHEGKRVTIARTVAAQKWEDSPNGYGGEQSEPEHVLVHGGSVPLADLLAASATAADAGSAVPHVAAEEEGDRFGVLARRLWTPLLDAETRDVL; translated from the coding sequence GTGCTCGTCGTGCACCGCGCGGAGCGCGCGACCGTGCTGGCCGACGGCCTCGCCGACGTCCTCGCCGCCCCCCTGGCGGACCCGTTCGCGACCGAGCTCGTCGCCGTCCCGGCGCGCGGGGTGGAACGGTGGCTCGCCCAGCGGCTGTCGCACCGCCTCGGCACGGCGGCCGCGACCGACGCCGGCGGTGACGGCACGTCGGGCCGGGAGGACGGCGTGTGCGCGAACGTCGCGTTCCCGTCCCCGCGGCGGGTGCTCGACGACCTCGCCGCCGGCGCGGCGCCGGAGGCGGCGCGCGCGCTCGCCGCCTGGGACCCGGAGCGCCTCGCGCTGCCGCTGCTGACGGTGCTCGACGCGGCGCTGCAGGAGGACTGGTGCGCGGTGCCCCGGCGGCACCTGCACGTCGGTGGCGAGCGGTCCGGTGCCCCCACCGGTCGACGGCTCAGCCTCGCCACGCACGTCGCCCGCCTCTTCGACACCTACGCCCGCTCCCGGCCCGAGGTGCTCCGACGCTGGGCCGAGGGCGAGGCGGTCCTGCCGCGGGAGGACGCCTGGGAGCCGGTCGAGGCGCACGAGCAGTGGCAGCCCCGCCTGTGGCGGCTCGTCCTCGCCGAGCTCGGCGGACCCGGACCGGTACGGCTGCGCGAGGAGGTGTGCGCGTCGGTGCGGGACCGGCCGGGCGACGTCGCCGCCCCCGCCCGCCTCCACCTGTACGGCGTGAGCCGTCTGCCGCGCACCGACCTCGACCTCCTGGCCGCGCTCGCCGAGCACCGCGACGTGCACGTGTGGCTGCACCACGCCTCGCCGGCGCTGTGGGAGGCCGTCGCGGCGCGGCCGCCCGTGGTCCGTCGCGCCGACGACCGCACCCCGGTGCGCAACCCGCTGCTGCGCAGCCTGTCGCGCGACGTGCGCGAGCTGCAGCAGCTGCTGCGCGCCCACGTGCCGGACGCGGTCGACGTGCACCACGCGCCCGGGGCCGGCGAGCGGGACGAGCCCGCGGGCGGACCCGGCACGCTGCTGCAGCGGCTGCGCGCCGACCTCGTCGCCGACCGGGTGCCGGCGGCACCGGTGCCGCTCGCGCCCGGGGACCGCAGCGTGCAGGTTCACGCCTGCCACGGCCGCACGCGGCAGGTGGAGGTGCTGCGTGAGGTCGTCGTCGGGCTGCTGGCCGACGACCCGACCCTCGAGCCGCGCGACGTGCTCGTCATGTGCCCCGACGTGGAGTCGTTCGCGCCGCTGCTCGCGGCCACCTTCGCCACGCGCGGCGAGACGGACGCGACGGCCCCGGTCGACGTCCACCCGGCGTCGCGGCTGCGGGTGCGGGTGGCCGACCGCGCGCTGCACCAGTCGAACCCGCTGCTCGCCGTCCTCGACCGGCTGCTCGACCTCGCCCCGGGGCGCCTCGGGGCGAGCGAGGTGCTCGACCTCGCGGGGCACCCCGCGGTGGCGCGCCGGTTCGGCCTCGACGACGACGCGGTCGAGCGGCTGCGGGACTGGGTGGGCGCGGCGGGCATCCGCTGGGGGCTGCACCGCGAGCACCGCGCCGCGTGGCAGCTGCACCACGTCGGCGACGGCACGTGGCGGCGCGGCCTGGACCGGCTCCTGCTGGGCGCGGCGGTCGAGCAGGGTCGCGGCGCCGCCGCGGGACCCGTCGCGGGGCTCGTGCCCGTCGACGACGTCGACTCCGCCGACCTCGACCTGCTGGGCCGGGTCGCGGAGCTCCTGGACCGCCTCGACGCCGTCCACGCGGAGCTGGGCGCCACCCACCCGCCCGCGACGTGGGCGGACGTGCTCGAGCGCGCGACGCTGCGGCTCGCGGCGCCGGAGCGCGACGCCGCCTGGCAGGAGCGGCAGGTGCGCGAGGTCCTCGAGGAGGCCCTGCTGCCGGACCCCGAGGCCGCGGTGCAGGGCGGGTCGTCGCAGGGCGGGTCGACGCAGGAGGGACCGACGCTCGCGCTCGCCGAGCTGCGCCCCGTCCTGCGCGAGGCGCTCGCCGGGCGCCCGACCCGCACGGGGTTCCGCACCGGCGCGCTCACCGTCTGCACGCTCGTGCCGATGCGGTCCGTGCCCCACCGCGTCGTCGTCCTGCTCGGCCTCGACGACGGGGCCTTCCCGCGCCGGACCGTCCGGGACGGCGACGACCTCCTCACGCGGGAGCCGTGGGTCGGCGACCGCGACCCGCGCAGCGAGGACCGGCAGCTGCTGCTGGACGCGGTCGGCGCGGCCGGTGAGCACCTCGTCGTCCTGTTCACCGGGCACGACGAGCGGACCGGCGGCCCCGTCCCGCCCGCGGTGCCGCTGGGGGAGCTGCTGGACGCCGTCGACCGGACCGTCGTCGGCCCGGGCGGGTCACCGGGCCGCGAGGCGGTCACCACGCACCACCCGCTGCAGCCCTTCGACGCCCGCGCGTTCACCCCCGGCGCGCTCGGCACCGACGGCACGGGCCGGTCCTTCGGCTTCGACCCGCGGGCGTTCCGCGGCGCGCTCGCCGCGACCGGTGACCGGCGGGCGCCGGCCCCGCTGCTCGGGGCGCCGCTGCCGGTCCCGCCGCCCGGCGACGTCGGCCTCGAGGACCTCGTCCGTCTGCTCGTCCACCCCGCGCGGCAGTACCTGCGCCAGCGCCTGCAGCTGTCCCTCGCCGAGCGCGACGACGACCCCGACGACGAGCTGCCCGTGGAGCTGGACGGGCTCGGCCGGTGGGGCGTGGGCGACCGCCTGCTCCGCGACCGGCTCGCAGGCCTCGACATCGCGACCGTCGCAGCGCTGGAGCGGGGCCGCGGCACCCTGCCGCCCGGCCCGCTGGGGACCCGCGTGCTGCAGGACGTCGGAGCGCAGGTCGAGGCGCTCGCCGCCGCGGCCGGGTTCTGGTACGCCCACGAGCCCGGCTCCCACGACGTCGCCGTCGACCTCGGGGACGGCACCCGGCTCACCGGCACCGTCACCGGGACGCGCGGGGACTGCCTCGTCTCGGTCGCCTTCTCCTCGCTCGCGGCCAGGCACCGGCTCACCGCGTGGGTGCGGCTGCTGGCGCTGTCCGCCGGCGCCGACGAGCGGCCGTGGCAGGCCGTCACGCTCGGCCGTGGCACGGGCCGCGACAAGGCCCGCTGCGCGCGCAGCGTGCTGGGCCCGGTCGAGCCCGGGCGCGCCCGGGTGCTGCTGGGCGACCTCGTCGACCTGCACCGCGCCGGGCTCGCCGCACCGCTGCCGCTGCCGTGCGCGACCGCCGGGGCGTACGCGGGCCGGCGCCACGAGGGCAAGCGCGTCACGA
- a CDS encoding serine hydrolase has translation MLTRAVGRALAGPVDGVRWSVVVRDGTGAVLAAHEPDALRSSASVGKLLLLLEVARAMGEGRLAADGRLARRTDLDVADSGLWQHLRAEALPVADLAVLVAALSDNLATNVLLDAVGGTAPVAATAAAAGLADVALLDRVRDRRGPGDPPRLSEGSAAGWSALVHRVAIDDLPWPGVAARVRGWLTTAVDTSMVASALHLDPLAHGGSRWWGKTGTDTDVRADVGHVSGPGGRLSYAAIAEGDLGGSGLDAVMTGMRDLGAALRAEVAGGPGGSLRA, from the coding sequence GTGCTGACGCGGGCGGTCGGCCGGGCCCTCGCCGGCCCGGTCGACGGGGTGCGGTGGTCGGTGGTCGTGCGCGACGGCACGGGCGCCGTGCTCGCGGCCCACGAGCCGGACGCGCTCCGCTCGAGCGCGAGCGTGGGCAAGCTCCTGCTGCTGCTGGAGGTCGCCCGGGCGATGGGGGAGGGCCGGCTGGCGGCGGACGGGCGGCTCGCCCGGCGGACGGACCTCGACGTCGCCGACTCCGGGCTGTGGCAGCACCTGCGGGCGGAGGCCCTGCCCGTCGCCGACCTCGCGGTGCTCGTCGCCGCCCTCAGCGACAACCTCGCGACCAACGTCCTGCTGGACGCGGTCGGCGGGACGGCGCCGGTCGCCGCGACGGCCGCCGCGGCGGGGCTCGCCGACGTCGCCCTGCTCGACCGCGTGCGCGACCGGCGCGGTCCGGGTGACCCGCCGCGCCTGAGCGAGGGCAGCGCGGCGGGCTGGTCGGCGCTCGTGCACCGGGTGGCGATCGACGACCTGCCGTGGCCCGGTGTCGCCGCGCGCGTCCGCGGCTGGCTGACGACAGCCGTCGACACCTCGATGGTCGCCTCGGCCCTGCACCTGGACCCGCTGGCCCACGGCGGGTCCAGGTGGTGGGGCAAGACCGGCACCGACACCGACGTGCGGGCCGACGTCGGCCACGTCAGCGGGCCGGGCGGCCGGCTGTCCTACGCCGCGATCGCGGAGGGCGACCTCGGCGGGTCGGGCCTCGACGCCGTCATGACGGGGATGCGAGACCTCGGCGCGGCGCTGCGCGCCGAGGTCGCAGGGGGACCCGGCGGGTCGCTCAGAGCGTGA